One region of Balaenoptera ricei isolate mBalRic1 chromosome 5, mBalRic1.hap2, whole genome shotgun sequence genomic DNA includes:
- the SPINK2 gene encoding serine protease inhibitor Kazal-type 2 codes for MALEALRLGLLLLVCWDSAASLNTQFAHPSEYRTPNCNQYKLPGCPRDFSPVCGSDMSTYPNECTLCMKIREDGHDIKIIQSGPC; via the exons ATGGCGCTCGAGGCACTGCGCTTGGGGCTGTTGCTCCTGGTCTGCTGGGACTCGGCAG CCTCTTTGAACACTCAATTTGCTCACCCTTCAGAATACAGAACA cCAAACTGCAATCAGTATAAATTACCAGGATGTCCCAGGGACTTTAGCCCTGTGTGTGGAAGTGACATGTCCACGTATCCCAATGAGTGTACTCTGTGCATGAAAATCAG GGAAGATGGTCATGATATTAAAATAATCCAAAGTGGACCATGCTGA